From the genome of Deltaproteobacteria bacterium:
AATGCCGCTCCCTCGCCTCACGCTTATTGATGTCTGCCATTCATCACCTCCTGGTTATGGCAGATCTTTTATATCATTTCCTTACCGCTTGTAAGATGGACTTGCTTGATCGCTTACTTGGTATTGGTATTGGTATTGGTATTTTGCACGGAGCGGCCATACCAGACATGACCAATCTCTATACGACAGTGCTCTGGAACATATGCAAGACACCCACACATCCCTACATATGTTCCGCGTTTGTGAGATTTGACCGCATACACGAAATCAGTTTTCGATTCCTGCATCTGCTGCAACCAGTGTTGCATGTACACAGGTCCAGCAAATGGCCCGTACGGCATATACGTCCATATGGACTCATCTTCCTGGGCAGCACGAAAGAGACTCTCCGTATGCTGTTCAGCGACAACAGATTGCAACGTACAGTAGAGACCCATCAGAGCTGATTGGAATTGCATCATATTAGTTGCGCGCCCATCCTACAGGACGTCGAACCTGTTTGCCAAGCATTCGCTATCCGCGTAAGTAACAAGAAACCAAACAGAAATCCGAACGGAGGTCAATCGTGATCTCCTTTCAATCCCCGCCAGTTCAGACCTCTCGCCGCGCTTTACCCCCGATCTCAGAGGCTACCTCCGCAAAATTTGGCGTATCAACGGTTTCCGGCAGGCGTTCAGGAGAGCGTTTCGCAAAGGATTCGCTTGTCCCTTCCGCGAATGCTTCCCGAAACCCTTCGGGGAACCCTTTCGGCAAGGCTTCCGTCGTTTCCGGATCGATTCACCGGGGCAGTTATCAGCAATCCCGTATTCACGGACATGACAATCACGTTCGGTTCCTTGTTCGCCGGCATCGGCGGTTTCGATTTGGGCCTGGAAAGGGCCGGCATGAAATGCCTGTGGCAGGTGGAAATCAATGACTATGCGACCGGAATTCTCGAAAAACATTGGCCCCACGTCGCCCGCCACCGGGATGTCAGGGATTGCGGCCGACATAACCTCGAACCCGTCGAACTTGTCTGCGGCGGCTTCCCCTGTCAGCCCCACAGTTTCGCCGGAATGCGGAAAGGCTCCGACGACGCGCGAGACCTTTGGGGGGAATTCACCCGAATTATTCGCGAGCTTGAGCCCCGATGGGTACTGGCTGAAAACGTCCCGGGGATTCTTTCAACTGAATCTGGACGGTACTTCGGACGTGTTCTGCGAGACTTGGCCGCGCTCGGGTACGATGTCGAATGGGAATGCCTACCGGCGTCGGCCGTGGGCGCTCCCCATAGACGGGAGCGAATCTGGATCTTCGCGACCAAGAGAATGGTACCCGACGCCGATCGTCTCGGATGCCAAGGGAGCCTCTACCGAGAGGTTCAAAGGTTCGCCGAAATGTCGCGGCAACCTGCGGGAGGTGCTTCGCACTGGGCCGACGGATGGCCTGTATCCGCACCCAAACTTTGTGGAGTGGCTGATGGGATTCCCAACCGGATTCACCGTCTTACCTGCCTGGGAAACGCGGTCGTCCCGCAACTCGTCGAAGTCATCGGAAAGGCGATCATGAAAGAGGTAAACCATGAATGCTGATTTGAACACGGATCTGATTCTCGAAAGAAAGCAGATGTCGGAATTGAACGCCGCCCCGTACAATCCGAGGCAGATCACCGACAAGCAGATGGAGCGTCTCAAGAATTCCATCACGGAATTCTCGCTGGTCGAACCGATCATCTGGAACCGAAAGACCGGCCATATCGTCGGCGGACATCAGCGCTACAAGGTTCTCCAATCTCTCGGCATCCAAAGCACGCAGGTCGTCGTCGTGGATATTTCCATCTCAAAGGAGAAGGCCCTCAATCTCGCATTGAACCGGATCCATGGCGATTGGGATCTCGACATGCTGCGCGACGTGATCATCGATATTGACACGGGGGAATTCCCGATTGAGCTGACCGGCTTCGATTACGATGAGCTCAAGGAATTGATCGACTACGACAGGCAAACAATCCTGACCGATGCCGAGGATGACGCGGTTCCCGAAGCTCCCGAGACGGCCATAACGGAACATGGCGATACCTGGATTCTCGGCAATCATCGCCTTTACTGCGGTGACAGTACAGATGAAGGGTTGCTCAAAGCCTTTCTGGAAGGCCAAATGGTAAGCATGATCTTCACCGACCCGCCGTACAACGTGAACTACGAGGACAGCTTCGGCAGAAAGATTCTGGGAGACAACCAGAAAGACTTCCGGGGATTCCTCGCGAAGGTTTACCGAAACTGTTTCGCCAACGCTTGCGACAACGTTGCCGCCTACGTCTGCTATGCCGAGATCAACGTGCTGGATTTTCTCACCTGCGCCATGGACGCCGGCTGGGATTATCGCAATACGCTGATCTGGTTGAAGGACGTGCAGGCGATGAACTTCGGCCACTACACCTGGAAGTACGAACCGATCCTCTACATCGCCAAGGGGCATCCCGAATTTTACGGTCCCAAGAACCACCCCAATGTTTTCGAGTTTCCGTCATTCAATTCCTTCGCGGGCCGCAAAGATGACAAGGGAGGAAAACAAGAACGCGCGCTTCATCCCAATCAGAAGCCGGTCGAGCTCGTCGTGAGAACCGTCGAGAATTCCTCCAAACGCGGGGAGATCGTGCTCGACCTTTTCGGCGGTTCGGGAACCACACTCATTGCTTGTGAAAAGACCGGCCGCAAGGCGCGTCTGGTAGAATTGGATCCGATCTACTGCGATGTCATCATCACCCGTTGGGAAAACTATACGGGGAAGAAAGCGGAGCGTATCCATGTCGAAAAAGACTGAACCAAAACCGGAACCGCCGAAGATCGGCACGTTGAGCGAGGATTGTCTTCGCCGACTCGAGGACGCCTTTTCGCTCGGCTGCAGCGACGCCGAGGCCTGTTGCTTCGCGGGGATCACCCTGCAAGTCTTTCAGGAGCATCTGAAAGCCGATCCGGTTTTCAAGGATCGGAGGGAAATCCTCAAACAGCGCCCCCAACTCTTGGCCCGTCAGACCGTCTTCAAGGCCCTGAAAGAGGACCCACAGATCGCCTTGGAGTATCTGGATCGGGTCAGTGGCCGTTAATAGATTAAAACAAGACATTGTTTGACTTTAACGAACAATCGCTGTATTATATCTACAGTAAGTAGATAATTAAACGTATTCGTTCGCTATATGG
Proteins encoded in this window:
- the dcm gene encoding DNA (cytosine-5-)-methyltransferase, whose amino-acid sequence is MAYQRFPAGVQESVSQRIRLSLPRMLPETLRGTLSARLPSFPDRFTGAVISNPVFTDMTITFGSLFAGIGGFDLGLERAGMKCLWQVEINDYATGILEKHWPHVARHRDVRDCGRHNLEPVELVCGGFPCQPHSFAGMRKGSDDARDLWGEFTRIIRELEPRWVLAENVPGILSTESGRYFGRVLRDLAALGYDVEWECLPASAVGAPHRRERIWIFATKRMVPDADRLGCQGSLYREVQRFAEMSRQPAGGASHWADGWPVSAPKLCGVADGIPNRIHRLTCLGNAVVPQLVEVIGKAIMKEVNHEC
- a CDS encoding DNA modification methylase, whose product is MNADLNTDLILERKQMSELNAAPYNPRQITDKQMERLKNSITEFSLVEPIIWNRKTGHIVGGHQRYKVLQSLGIQSTQVVVVDISISKEKALNLALNRIHGDWDLDMLRDVIIDIDTGEFPIELTGFDYDELKELIDYDRQTILTDAEDDAVPEAPETAITEHGDTWILGNHRLYCGDSTDEGLLKAFLEGQMVSMIFTDPPYNVNYEDSFGRKILGDNQKDFRGFLAKVYRNCFANACDNVAAYVCYAEINVLDFLTCAMDAGWDYRNTLIWLKDVQAMNFGHYTWKYEPILYIAKGHPEFYGPKNHPNVFEFPSFNSFAGRKDDKGGKQERALHPNQKPVELVVRTVENSSKRGEIVLDLFGGSGTTLIACEKTGRKARLVELDPIYCDVIITRWENYTGKKAERIHVEKD